A genomic region of Streptosporangium lutulentum contains the following coding sequences:
- a CDS encoding ABC transporter substrate-binding protein — protein MKRRPAFATLAVTAALALGLSACGGTSTTPQASTGASGGESAGAAPAAEFNVALTKVFNPSTKKGGTLKFANSGDWDSLDPADTYYGYSWNFIRLYGRALTMFKSAPGAEGATVVPDLAQDLGKASADFKTWTYTLRDGVKYEDGTPITSKDVAYGVARAFDKETFPNGPTYLNDMLDWPKDYKGVYKSKGADFSSAIETPDDKTIIFHLKQPYSAFDYLTQMSPTMPVPEAKDTGAKYREHVISSGPYMFETNEIGKGFTLVRNPNWDASIDPNRPALPDKIEVQTNVNADDLDNRLLSGDIHVDIAGTGVQPAAMSKIVPDPALKAQTDNPTIQRLWYTSINPTVKPLDNIECRKAVEFAADKTGYQAAYGGELSGGAIATNLLPPSIPGAQAIDLYPSAGGTGDVAKAKEHLAACGQPNGFETNIAYRAERPKEKATAEALQQSLARAGIKLTLKPYAQADYFSLYAGKPPYVVENKLGLAVNGWGSDYPDGYGFLQQITDSRVIRETGGSSNTSVRIPEVDKMFDDSLQEPDATKREAIWTAVDKRVMEEAVVLPGLWAKSLLLRGKGVTNVFISDGQQMYDYVAMGVQ, from the coding sequence ATGAAGAGAAGACCCGCATTCGCGACGTTAGCGGTCACCGCGGCGCTCGCATTGGGCCTGTCCGCCTGCGGTGGAACCAGCACGACGCCTCAGGCGAGCACGGGTGCGAGTGGCGGTGAGTCGGCGGGGGCTGCGCCCGCGGCCGAGTTCAACGTCGCACTGACCAAGGTGTTCAACCCTTCGACCAAGAAGGGCGGCACTCTCAAGTTCGCCAACTCCGGTGACTGGGACTCCCTGGACCCGGCCGACACGTACTACGGCTACTCCTGGAACTTCATCCGCCTGTACGGCCGCGCGCTGACGATGTTCAAGTCGGCTCCGGGCGCCGAGGGCGCGACGGTCGTCCCCGACCTCGCTCAGGATCTGGGCAAGGCGAGCGCCGACTTCAAGACGTGGACCTACACGCTGCGTGACGGCGTGAAGTACGAGGACGGCACCCCGATCACGTCCAAGGACGTGGCCTACGGCGTGGCGCGCGCGTTCGACAAGGAGACGTTCCCGAACGGGCCGACCTACCTGAACGACATGCTCGACTGGCCCAAGGACTACAAGGGCGTCTACAAGTCGAAGGGCGCCGACTTCAGCTCGGCGATCGAGACGCCGGACGACAAGACGATCATCTTCCACCTGAAGCAGCCCTACAGCGCCTTCGACTACCTGACCCAGATGTCGCCGACCATGCCGGTGCCGGAGGCCAAGGACACGGGCGCGAAGTACCGCGAGCACGTGATCTCCTCCGGTCCGTACATGTTCGAGACGAACGAGATCGGCAAGGGCTTCACCCTCGTCCGCAACCCGAACTGGGACGCGTCGATCGACCCGAACCGCCCGGCGCTGCCGGACAAGATCGAGGTCCAGACCAACGTCAACGCCGACGACCTCGACAACCGTCTGCTCTCCGGTGACATCCACGTCGACATCGCGGGCACCGGTGTGCAGCCGGCCGCGATGAGCAAGATCGTGCCGGACCCCGCGCTCAAGGCGCAGACCGACAACCCGACGATCCAGCGTCTGTGGTACACCTCGATCAACCCGACGGTGAAGCCGCTGGACAACATCGAGTGCCGCAAGGCCGTCGAGTTCGCGGCCGACAAGACCGGTTACCAGGCCGCCTACGGCGGTGAGCTCTCCGGTGGCGCGATCGCGACCAACCTGCTTCCGCCGAGCATCCCGGGTGCCCAGGCGATCGACCTCTACCCCTCCGCGGGTGGTACGGGCGACGTGGCCAAGGCCAAGGAGCACCTGGCGGCCTGTGGCCAGCCGAACGGTTTCGAGACCAACATCGCCTACCGCGCGGAGCGTCCGAAGGAGAAGGCGACCGCCGAGGCCCTGCAGCAGTCGCTGGCCCGCGCCGGCATCAAGCTGACCCTGAAGCCGTACGCCCAGGCCGACTACTTCTCGCTGTACGCCGGCAAGCCGCCGTACGTCGTCGAGAACAAGCTGGGCCTGGCCGTCAACGGCTGGGGCTCGGACTATCCCGACGGTTACGGCTTCCTGCAGCAGATCACCGACAGCCGGGTCATCCGGGAGACCGGTGGCTCCTCCAACACCAGCGTCCGCATCCCCGAAGTGGACAAGATGTTCGACGACTCGCTCCAGGAGCCGGACGCGACGAAGCGTGAGGCGATCTGGACCGCCGTGGACAAGCGCGTCATGGAAGAGGCCGTCGTCCTGCCGGGTCTGTGGGCCAAGAGCCTGCTGCTCCGCGGCAAGGGTGTGACCAACGTCTTCATCAGTGACGGCCAGCAGATGTACGACTACGTCGCGATGGGCGTCCAGTAA
- a CDS encoding ABC transporter permease — translation MTAPLDLPGSASEVEPEAVLAGVDRKAIQGRSLGQIAWMRLKRDKFAMAGAGVIVFLILLAIFAPLIVKFLGHPPLEFHREKIDPSTFTPKEPFGGMSSDFLFGVEPLWGRDIFSRILYGAQISLLIAFLATLLSVVIGTVLGIVAGYFGGWVDTVISRAMDVFLAFPLLVFAIALAGVIPDQAFGLSGDALRVSLLVFIIGFFSWPYIGRIVRGQTLSLREREFVDAARSLGARGPYIIFRELLPNLIAPILIYATLVIPTNILFEAALSFLGVGVRPPTPTWGGMLAEAARFYTVPHFAIFPGLAIFITVLAFNLFGDGLRDALDPRGR, via the coding sequence ATGACCGCACCGCTCGACCTTCCTGGTTCGGCGTCGGAGGTAGAACCCGAAGCCGTGCTCGCGGGCGTGGATCGGAAAGCCATCCAAGGCCGTTCTCTCGGCCAGATCGCCTGGATGAGGCTGAAGCGCGACAAGTTCGCCATGGCGGGGGCAGGCGTGATCGTCTTCCTCATCCTGCTGGCGATCTTCGCGCCGCTCATCGTGAAGTTCCTCGGTCATCCGCCGCTGGAGTTCCACCGAGAGAAGATCGACCCGTCCACGTTCACGCCCAAAGAGCCGTTCGGCGGCATGAGCTCGGACTTCCTGTTCGGCGTCGAACCCCTCTGGGGACGCGACATCTTCAGCCGGATCCTCTACGGTGCCCAGATCTCGCTGCTCATCGCCTTCCTGGCCACGCTTCTGTCCGTGGTCATCGGGACCGTCCTCGGCATCGTCGCCGGCTACTTCGGCGGCTGGGTCGACACCGTGATCAGCCGCGCCATGGACGTCTTCCTGGCCTTCCCGCTGCTGGTGTTCGCCATCGCGCTCGCCGGTGTCATCCCGGACCAGGCGTTCGGCCTGTCCGGGGACGCCCTGCGCGTCTCGCTGCTGGTGTTCATCATCGGGTTCTTCAGCTGGCCGTACATCGGCCGGATCGTCCGGGGCCAGACACTCTCCCTGCGCGAACGGGAGTTCGTCGACGCGGCCAGGAGCCTCGGCGCCCGTGGGCCCTACATCATCTTCCGTGAGCTGCTGCCCAACCTGATCGCGCCGATTCTGATCTACGCGACGCTGGTGATCCCGACCAACATCCTGTTCGAGGCGGCGCTGTCCTTCCTCGGCGTGGGTGTCCGTCCGCCGACGCCGACCTGGGGAGGCATGCTCGCCGAGGCGGCGCGCTTCTACACCGTGCCGCATTTCGCGATCTTCCCCGGCTTGGCGATCTTCATTACCGTACTTGCCTTCAACCTCTTCGGGGACGGCCTGCGCGACGCGCTTGACCCGCGTGGCCGTTGA
- a CDS encoding cellulose synthase, with protein MSFDQIAWLPLCAGATGVGLVLSFLLLRRRGAAAGLRAAAWSLLPIAALLTDALPTLWQIGTAIGGFFAGLAFNPKVWAGVAVAGLSVVLFLVSGLLRGRRRAAARETPAAVPSTGQGRPLAPGGTAPQSPQRKAAPAAKPAAKPAAKPAAKPADDDDFSDVEDILKRHGIG; from the coding sequence ATGTCGTTCGACCAGATCGCATGGTTGCCGCTCTGTGCCGGGGCTACCGGTGTGGGGCTGGTACTGAGTTTCCTTCTACTGCGCCGCAGGGGGGCCGCCGCGGGACTGCGCGCCGCGGCCTGGTCGCTGTTGCCGATCGCGGCCCTCCTGACCGACGCGCTGCCCACCCTGTGGCAGATCGGCACGGCGATCGGCGGCTTCTTCGCCGGGCTGGCGTTCAACCCCAAGGTGTGGGCCGGAGTGGCCGTGGCCGGTCTTTCCGTGGTGCTCTTCCTGGTTTCGGGGCTGCTGCGCGGACGCCGCAGAGCCGCCGCCCGGGAGACGCCGGCGGCGGTCCCCTCGACGGGGCAGGGCAGACCTCTGGCGCCGGGCGGGACCGCGCCGCAGTCGCCGCAACGGAAGGCGGCACCCGCGGCCAAGCCGGCCGCCAAACCGGCCGCCAAACCCGCGGCGAAACCGGCCGACGACGACGATTTCTCCGATGTCGAGGACATTCTCAAGCGTCACGGGATCGGATGA